The following proteins are co-located in the Gloeocapsa sp. PCC 7428 genome:
- a CDS encoding helix-turn-helix transcriptional regulator produces MMMISKEAYWELFEETAEQAHVDDITYQFPPQLGQGYCRSINLRDGLELAIAKYQLYDDIVLEMPERSHPIEYTFLLSGAEQCDEQFMRAGHYSLYSSGIAPKEKPQSFANQLIFAINVHIKPELFTAFWHTEAEYRLLTQQLIRNDKKYKFYSGRTTIAMQTAIQQILQCPYQSLTKRMYLESKVWELMALLIHDLEHPRNLSYTPLKPDDIDRIYYAKEILLQQLDNPMSLIELARQVGLNDCTLKRGFRQVFGKTVFGYLHDYRLEQARQLLEQRRLNVSEIARSVGFANRSYFASAFRKKFGVNPRDYLTQKNSA; encoded by the coding sequence ATGATGATGATTTCAAAAGAAGCTTACTGGGAATTGTTTGAAGAAACGGCAGAGCAAGCGCACGTTGATGATATCACTTATCAGTTTCCACCGCAGCTAGGACAAGGTTATTGTCGTAGTATTAATCTGCGCGATGGATTGGAATTAGCGATCGCTAAATATCAACTCTATGATGACATTGTTTTAGAAATGCCTGAGCGATCGCACCCGATCGAGTATACATTCCTGCTTTCGGGAGCGGAACAATGTGACGAGCAATTCATGCGTGCTGGACATTATAGCCTGTATAGTAGTGGCATAGCACCCAAAGAAAAGCCACAATCTTTTGCTAATCAACTTATTTTTGCGATAAATGTTCACATTAAGCCGGAGTTATTCACCGCATTTTGGCACACTGAGGCGGAATATAGATTGCTAACTCAGCAATTGATCCGCAATGACAAAAAATACAAGTTCTATTCTGGACGCACAACAATTGCAATGCAAACAGCAATTCAGCAAATTCTCCAGTGTCCTTATCAATCATTAACCAAACGGATGTATCTCGAAAGCAAAGTTTGGGAACTGATGGCGTTGTTAATTCACGATCTAGAACACCCGCGCAATCTGTCTTATACTCCGCTCAAACCTGATGATATCGATCGGATTTACTATGCCAAAGAGATTTTACTGCAACAGCTAGACAATCCAATGTCATTAATTGAGTTAGCGCGACAAGTTGGTTTAAATGACTGTACGCTCAAACGTGGCTTTCGTCAGGTATTTGGTAAAACTGTATTCGGCTATCTCCATGACTACCGCCTCGAACAAGCGCGTCAGCTACTCGAACAACGTCGCCTGAATGTTTCTGAAATTGCTCGCAGCGTTGGTTTTGCTAACCGCAGTTACTTCGCATCTGCCTTTAGAAAGAAATTTGGAGTAAATCCGAGAGATTATCTTACACAAAAAAATTCCGCCTAG